One stretch of Zingiber officinale cultivar Zhangliang chromosome 6B, Zo_v1.1, whole genome shotgun sequence DNA includes these proteins:
- the LOC121989304 gene encoding uncharacterized protein LOC121989304 codes for MAGLEGLGFNGTKRPRSATVRRPRSEAQLVSESCDISPLSPNPSLSNSRKFSPDDDGGSESNIRRKEIYLNNPPPRNSSTDMSLKKNKKGDKIFGEADGGYYGADSSRSGHGSDMKRSSEGVLAPAKWKSTDSAKEDAERRSNLDVNVGKSGENSSMHQVESASNAISENKPRKVKLKVGGVTRTILETNEGGTSSAKPPRSVDSSRHRVKIIARDYTECRSLPEKKESSGSSFTRGLKEDSDATLSETSLFVKQADKLHIATSSEPTRKSKRVPKKRVFDDEDDDEIRYLEKLKTSKEFTDDSAEIDDSESGAKKKKISKLPKNKNLTYEMDEDYPFSRSNKENRKKVRAGKEYDDTDYIEEEEPGSDGEPEIKRRKLKETSGSPADVRSEPLTTRQRALQSGKGGNGESLIEFPNGLPPAPSRKQKEKLSEVEIQAKKAEAAQRRKMQVEKQARESEAEAIRKILGQDSDKKKEEKKQKELEEKAKSAKSQELMPSTIRWVLGPNGTVVTFAADIGLPSIFNSKPCSYPPPREKCAAPACPNAYKYRDSKTNLPLCSLLCYRVVQVPTNQDAA; via the exons ATGGCGGGCCTGGAAGGCCTTGGATTCAATGGCACAAAAAGGCCAAGGAGCGCTACAGTGAGGCGACCTCGGTCTGAGGCACAACTGGTTTCAGAGTCATGTGACATCTCACCACTGTCTCCTAACCCATCCTTGAGTAACTCAAGGAAATTTTCTCCTGATGATGATGGAGGTAGTGAATCCAACATCCGTAGGAAAGAAATTTATCTGAACAACCCTCCTCCAAGGAATTCATCTACTGATATGTCtttgaagaagaataagaagggtGATAAGATATTTGGAGAGGCTGATGGGGGGTATTACGGAGCTGACAGTTCTAGAAGTGGACATGGGTCTGATATGAAGCGTTCTAGTGAAGGAGTCCTTGCCCCAGCTAAGTGGAAAAGCACTGACAGTGCCAAAGAAGATGCTGAGAGGAGGTCAAACCTAGATGTCAACGTGGGAAAGAGTGGTGAAAATTCTAGTATGCATCAAGTGGAAAGTGCTTCTAATGCAATTTCTGAAAATAAACCAAGGAAGGTGAAGCTCAAGGTTGGTGGAGTGACCCGCACAATATTGGAGACTAATGAAGGTGGAACTTCTTCTGCAAAACCTCCGCGTTCCGTAGACTCATCTCGGCATCGAGTAAAGATTATTGCTAGG GATTACACTGAATGTCGCTCTCTGCCAGAAAAGAAAGAATCCAGTGGATCAAGTTTTACCCGTGGGTTGAAAGAGGATTCTGATGCAACACTTTCTGAAACAAGTTTGTTTGTGAAGCAAGCTGACAAGCTTCACATTGCAACCTCCTCTGAGCCTACCCGTAAGAGCAAGAGGGTCCCAAAGAAGCGTGTGTTTGATGATGAGGACGACGATGAGATCCGTTACCTTGAGAAACTTAAAACTAGTAAGGAATTTACAGATGATTCTGCTGAGATTGATGATAGTGAGAGTggtgcaaagaaaaagaaaatatctaAGCTCCCAAAAAACAAGAATTTAACTTATGAAATGGATGAAGATTATCCTTTTTCACGATCAAATAAAGAGAATAGGAAGAAGGTAAGAGCAGGAAAGGAATATGATGATACAGATTATATTGAAGAGGAAGAACCTGGTTCTGATGGTGAGCCAGAGAtcaaaagaaggaaactaaagGAAACTAGTGGTTCACCAGCTGATGTTAGAAGTGAGCCACTTACGACCCGTCAACGGGCACTTCAATCAGGAAAAGGTGGCAATGGTGAAAGTTTAATTGAGTTCCCAAATGGGCTGCCTCCTGCACCTTCTAGAA AGCAAAAGGAGAAACTATCTGAAGTAGAGATACAAGCTAAGAAAGCTGAGGCAGCACAAAGACGGAAAATGCAAGTGGAGAAGCAAGCTAGGGAATCTGAG GCTGAGGCAATACGAAAAATATTAGGCCAAGATTCtgacaaaaagaaagaagagaagaaacagaAAGAACTTGAAGAAAAG GCAAAGTCAGCTAAGTCCCAAGAGTTAATGCCAAGCACAATTAGATGGGTCCTCGGACCCAATGGCACAGTTGTTACATTTGCTGCTGATATCGGCCTTCCGAGCATATTCAACTCCAAGCCTTGCAG TTACCCACCTCCGAGAGAGAAATGTGCCGCCCCAGCATGTCCAAATGCCTACAAGTATCGTGATTCGAAAACAAATCTTCCTTTGTGTAGTCTGCTGTGCTATAGAGTAGTTCAAGTACCGACCAACCAAGATGCAGCCTGA